Genomic window (Rhineura floridana isolate rRhiFlo1 chromosome 13, rRhiFlo1.hap2, whole genome shotgun sequence):
taataaataaactcttaGGCGAAGGGAGAGAGGGCGTCTAAAGCTTGGGCATGCTGGTTTAAAAGGGCAGGCATACAGCAATTCCTGGGTCTGACCATGACCCAGGAAACTtgcagtttgtttcagtcatggTGATGAAGGGACAAACACAAGCTATAAAACATATAGGGACTGTACAGGGCAGGATACAGGTCTGAGCCCTTCAAAAGGTATGAAGGACTGTTTCTTCCAGACCACCACCCCTTGCTCCTGCCAACTGGCATATCTAGGATACCACAATGGCCCTCCAACAAGCTGCATGCTCGGCTGAGTTAAAGGAAAGCCTTCTGTCGTTCGTCTCCTGCATCTGTGAGGCCATGCAACGTCTCCCGCAAGTGGAGTCATCCATTTTCCCTTGAATGGGCAGGAACTGGTTTTATAAGGCCCTAGAAGACCTCACAAGAGCTGCAGAGTAAGGAGAGTGACTGAACTCTCTGTCGCTTAAGGACTAAGAAGAAGCTCAGATGAGTTCTACAGCGTGTTGCAACAGGCCTGCCCACCAACCCATGCTCCAATGCAACCCAATGGCTGTTTTGCTGAATTTAGGATTAGCTCCAACACACCAAATTGCATGCAGGCACTGTTGCGTTCTAATGGGAAGGAATGGGAAAGAGCAGCACAGACGAGATAGCCAATGCTGTTTTCTGAACCTGCCCTGGTGTCTTTCACAGCAGCCTGACAGGCTGAAATCCAGCAACTGAAGCTTCTCCCACTAATTACCTCCATGTCAGGAAAGGCTTCACTCTGAGAATAGGCTGCTGCCCAGGCAGAGGAACAGGGCCAGAGGCCAACACTGGCAGTCCTCTCTGCATCCCCCAGATGACTGGCATAGAGGCCTTCATTTTGACAAAGCCAGAAGATGACAAAAACTAGGAAAAGCCTAAAAGTTAATTCAAAAACCTTTATTTTCACTTAAtcgttttaaattatattttaattttttttctccaaGGAACGCAGCACTTGCAGATCAGAATGGGGAAGAGGGGGTAGGGAGAGAGAAAggatttttatttacacacacagaACTCCAAGCcacaaaaggatttttaaaagggtTGGACAGCAGTTAAAACAGATGGATAGCTTTAGAAAGAGAGTTGGGCTTACAAAGTAGATTTGAATCATTTCATgccacttttcttttaaaaaaaaatactcagaaACACTATAATTCTAAGCAAATCAGATACAAACATACTATTTCCCACAATCCCTGCAGCACAACAGCTACCGAGTGGGAGAGAACCCCAGATtgagggggggggcagaaagcttgggggtgggaaaaggaaaaagagataGATAGCTATTGACATTCCATCATGAACACAGACAGCTTGTTTTCTGAACAGAAGCCCTCCCCGAGATGTTAGTCCAATTTCCTTGCAGTAGAAAATGGTTTACAAGTCTGCCCTAATATCCCCCACACACCCATCTTTTTGCACAAAATTGCCCACtgggagtaaaaaaaaaataccccTAGGAAGAGAGGACCCCCTCCCCCAggcttgatctctctctctccacacacagtgGTTTGTTTCTCTGCAGGTCTGTAGGTGTTAAGATCTATACAATTGGGATGGGGGTGCAGGGCAACGGAATACAAGACTTTGAGCTCTTCAGTCTGAAGCCTTAATCACTTCTCAGTCCAAGTCATTAAAAGCCTAATATATAAAAATTATGGAAAGGAAGAGAGTGATGAAGGAAGGGACAGCAGAGGTttttggagaaactgactgggcaGCAACAGGATAGAGGGAGAGAATATCAATTGTGGTGGGAAAAACGCAAACAGCCACGTGAGTACCCCACGCTTCTGGAAACAAGGGCTAGGCATACACcataacatttaaagcacaccgaAAGCACAtgagaatcctgggtactgtagtttactcttcacagaactacagttcccagcacccttaagctacagttcccagatgtctttggggggaaagtcatgtgtttttaatgtgtggtgtgtacTGAGCCAGAGAACTAGCTAGTAGCTGCACAAGgattccctctcttcccccctcccccatttgaaGTGAACCTAAGCAGTCTTTTTCAGTGGTGTTCTGCTATCTTGTGAAAGCACtgacatacatcttctgttgcaATTCACCACATCCTGGTTCATCTCTTTAATGGAAGATATTCCAAGACATGATGAGCTGCGCCTGCGGCACGGCCCCATGGCCAAGGCAACATGCCAAACAAAGGAAACCAAGTAAAATGCCACAGAGTAGGCCAGATCAGGTCAACTTCAGAGACTCCATTGTTTTGTGTTTACACATAGATTTCTTTCTCAGCAAATAAGCATCGGCTCTTATGGAACTAGATCCTCTCACTTGCAGGGACATCAGGCCTTTTAAATGCACAACAACCAAACACCCTGGAAGGAGGGGGGGAACATTCCGCTAAAACCCAACTCTTAAAATTCAAGAGGATGGCCGCTAAAAGGGCATTAAAACAAAGTCATGAAGACTGACAGTTtcctatttatttgtgttttttaaaaggttctcCTCACCGGCAAGTCACTTTTCCATGGGTCTTGTGGAACAATATAGTGCTGAAGTGTTTGTAGAGGGTTGAGGGGAGAGAGCGGGGAAAGAGGCAGAGTTGTGCTGAAGTTGATGTTCTGGTACGAGCTTCAGGGAATCTCAGCGCTCCCTTCTACATTCCAGATACCTCTGGCACCAATGTCATGGGCTCAGTTTTTTCTTAGAGTGGCTCTACCCAAGAGCCCAAACTTTGCCTACAGCTGCTGCATCACCACATCCCAGTGGTTGcctggcttgggggggggaaccacctgCTGCTTTGGAAAAGAAGTTTTGAAAAGAGGCAGCAGGCAAGCCAGGTCGGGCGTGGCCCCATCCTCAGCTCCTTGGCCATCACAGCTTAGAGCACCAAAGCATCCCACCCAGTCTCAAAAAGCCCTCTCAAGTGGAGGAGAGACCCAGCCAAGCCAGCAGCTCACACCGGGTTCAGCAGGCACCGTTCCAACTGAATCGGGCCTCTTTAATTACTGCCTGGCTATGTGTCAGTTTCCAGAAGTGACTCGCAACTGCTCAGGCATCCAAGTCTCTCCTACATGATACACCCTTGTGCAGTTTGCACACATGCGCTGGCAATGGGCCTCATGCTGTAGCAAGGTTTTCCAAAGCCACACAGAGTGAAGGAGAGCCTGGATCAGTGGTGGCTTCCCACCGTTTGGCTTGGCCTTCCTGGAAGGACATGGCTGATGGAGGAAGACTGCTTGCTGGAGGAAGAGGAGCCTTAGGGACAGGTTGAATTGCTCACAGCCCCACTGATGGTGGGGAGACGGCGCTGCCGCTCCTCCTGACTGGCCCGGTGGCAGGGCCAGCACAGCTTATGCCCAGTCTTCTGGAACTTGTGCCGGAAGCTCCTGTTGGCCCAAAAGTAAACAAAGCAGTTGAGGAAGCCGCTGCCAGTGGGGAGCCACAAGGCTACAAACTCAACCCATTCGTGAATTCTTTCCCGGGTGAGAGCTGGAAGGAGAGAGCAGGGAGGCAGGTTTTAGCCAGGATGCCTTGCAGGAAGGGgctgtttattttctttcattctttattttagaatatttcTTAATTGCTTTATATTCAGAAGGGGCTCAAAGAAGGGACATTCAAAACAGAAATCAATACAATGCAATCTATTAAGAACCAGATAATAATaccattgttattattgttgttattattgttgttattattgttgttattaacagcagcagcagcagcagcagcagcagcagcagcatttatttcctGCCTTTCACCCAAAGTGGGTTACAATCACcctaaaatacagtgttaaaaacaatttaaaaacaaccaggATCACAGAACAGGTttgatcctaaaaatatatgtctcgggtgtcaaaggccagggcattTGCCTAAAACGGTATAGTGAGGTTGCCAGAAGGACTtcggtgggaagggagttccacaacttgggagccaccacagagaaagtcgTGTGCTTTGGATGTATGGTGTGAAGGCAGCCAAACTTTCCAAACTATACCAATTTTAACCACCtacttcaaaactgcactgattttttggtttctcagaattcctgagcaacgccCGGTATGAGGCTTTTATAGTAATCACTTCTAAGTGCatccacacacatatatattaacatatgcaaatctttgtcctcttttttgtgtgtgatggatAAGTGGCCATCCTAGCAGTGATTCTTGGGATGAGAAGTGGGATGTAGCACTGTTTAACTATttattatctattatttatttaggcAGCATGGGCCCGAAAGCAGCAACCATTCTTCCATCCCCCCCCACAATACACTCACAATTGTACAGGATGGCGACTATGCAGGGTGCCCAACAGACGTAGAAGGCGATGACTACGGGTAGTAGAATGCGGGCCGCAGCATCCAGTTGCAGCAGGCGAAGGGCCTTCATCCCGGCTGCTTTTCCTGGGGGGGGGCTGCCTTTCCCACGCCGACCCTGGGAGCGAGCCACCAGCCACAGGCGCATGTTGACAAAGGTGATGGTGCCAGCAGCTGGGCAGAAAATAGTGCCCGCTATCAAGAGGGAGTAGGTGGTGTTGGAGCCGTAGTCTGGCTCACACAGCAGGGCTGCAGCCGAGAAGCGGACTTGGAGGACGGCTCCAGGGGGTGGCACGGCCAGTGGCACCAGCAGGAGAGCCGGCAGGAGCCAGGCAGCCGCGATGAGGAGGACCACCCGCCTGTGGCTCAGCAGGCGCCTGTAGTGCAAGGGGAAGAAGACAGCCACGTAACGTTCCAGAGAGACGCCTGCCAAGGAATAGAGGGAGGCCCCAAAAATGCTGGAGGTGATGAAGGCCACTGCCCGGCAGAAAGAAGCCTCCCCTCCTTCTGCCACGGGCCCCAAGACCAGGCTTTGGTACAGGTTGAGGGGCACCACCAAGACCGCCAGGGCAGCATCTGCTGCAGCCAGCGACATCAACACCAGCCGGCTGCTGTGACTCCAGCCAGACACCGAGGAGGCAATGACAGCTATGATCGCCCCGTTGCCCATCAGTACTAGCAGCCCCAGGGCACAGATCAGGCCAATCTTCACCATCCAGCTGCCACACCACTGCTGGGGACCACCATTGCTGGGGCACAGGCCCTGTAACCAAGGGGGGGCTGCTTTAACTTGGGGGTCCTTCTCAGGGGCCTGCTCACCTACAAGATCCTCGGGTGGCCTTGGCCCACTTGTCTGGGTCACTTCTGTCCATCTCAGGAGGGGAATCTGCTTTCCTAGGGCATGCCCATCTCTCCTTATGACCTTCTTTTCTTGCGTGGCCAAGAACTCTCCTGTTCCAGGCTCTAACCACTCTGGTCCTTTAGCCAAGggggtcctccaggcctctttccATCCCTGCCTCTGAGCTGAGCACACGCCTGCAAGCTTTAGCAGAAGCAGCAAGACGGAGCAGAGAGGGCTTGTTGGGAACATGACTGCTGAGCACCCCTGTTGTCCTTTCAGGAGTCTAAGTCTAGGCTGCCGTGGAGGTGGGCTTTGTATAGCCTCCTGTATAAAGGAGGATTCATCATCAAGATGCTGTCTCTGGCTGCACTGGGGGGGACAATGGAGGAGATGATTGTAGTAGGTCCATCATCAAACAGTTGCACCTGGAATTCTTTTTCTAGGCTGGAAGGCTTCAAACAGCTGGGAAAGGGGACTTAAAGGTCCTTGTGGCACTGCCTGGGCTTCGCCCACTTTCTCAGAAACCCCAGATCATGCCTAGACAATAGAAgaggggtagccagcatggtgccttcTAAATATtggggactccatctcccatcagtacCTGGTAGCATGGCCTTTGCGCAATAGTTCTAGATgataggagctgcagtccagcaatagGTGCAGGGCATCTCATTGGCTATTCCTACAACAGAAGCATGTCCTGTCGAGGGTGTGTAACACCACAGTCTGAtgcaggccacatccacaccatccctTTCAAGCAGCAGCATATCTCTTCAAACAATCacagcttcctcccccccccccaaagaatccttagaACCGTAgttggagagttgttaggaagacccctcacacagctgcagcccccagcccccttaacaacctacagttcccaggatcctttgcgggaagctgtgactgtttaaagtggtaaaggagtgctttaaatgtttggtgtggatgtgagtaCAGAATTAGGTATGCTTAGGACTTTGGTGTGCGTAGGGTTGATGGGCTATGGCTAGGAAAACGGCAGGAAAGGTGGTCAGAGCATAGAGCTTGCGACTTGGTCCTGCAAAGCCACAAGCTGAAATGCTGGGATCTCTTGGCATCAGCGAGGGATCTGGTGGTGTTGTGATAGTGGCTGCATCTTTTAGTAGAGCTCCATAGATGCTGATAAGGCCCTGAACGCAGCCTCTTTTTAGTGGGGTGGTGGAAAAAACTTCCCAAGAATGATCTTTTTTCATGCCAGCTTTCCCCATCCTActtccctccaaatgttgctggacccctTCTCCCACCATCCGTGCCCCTCAGTGATGccagctcatgggagttgtagtccaactgcaCCACATTGAGGGAAGGCTGATTTAAGCCCTGTGCCTTTCATCTTGAGGTCACCATGCCCATATGCTTCTCCAGCTGGGTTTGTGGTTGCTGTCAATTAAAATGCCACCTCCCCTCTCTCTTTCACCCTCTAgaagggctcttgtgcctttaacagccatATGCCAGGCAGAAATTAATTCAACTGGTAAATTAATTTTCCTGGCGATGAGACAAATGCTGAAATTCTCCTTGTCACAGAGCTATTAAAGGCAAAGCAGTAGAAAAACCCTATTGTGGGTGAGCCAGCCAGCTCCTGTCATTTCCAGCTCATCTTCACTTCATAATAACCTCCCTTGTGCTTCCTCAGGAGATGAGTACCCAACTGGGACGAGGGTAGGATCTGAATGTAGCTCATAATTCAAATCAAATAAAGCATGGCCCTTATCTTGAAAACACTTATGTTCTGAATCCACCACCACCTTCCAGCAACATTACAGGTTTTTTCAATTAAGATGTATATATCACTTAATCACAAAGCTCTTTATGAGAGGTACGTAATAAAATTATAGATAAAAAgcagctaaaatccacaaaacaattaaaaaacaaatatacacaaaataatcatcaataaaacacagtaaaacctttttttaaaaagaaacacaaaaataCATAACTAGTTTATACGGCTGTGTAGGCATgatgaaataaaaaagttttcagcaggtgtctaaAACAATCTAGTGacagtgtctgcctaatgtcaataggcagggagttcccaagCATAGCAGGTGCTGCACCAAAAGAGTGACTCTTTTCAAATGCAGAACATCGATAGTAGTTGCAGAATTGAGGCCCCTACTAAGTGGGAAGGACCACAATTGCTACATTAGAATCACAGAGtcagagaatcatagaagagtagagttggaaggggcttacaaggccatcgagtccaaccccctgctcaatgcaggaatcctggaacataggaggctgtctTATATTAAGTTTGAGGTATAACTAgctcaacagctggtatagcacagtggggaggagagtctggctgggagtccggaGTGCAGAATCTTT
Coding sequences:
- the LOC133369260 gene encoding D(4) dopamine receptor-like isoform X1, which codes for MFPTSPLCSVLLLLLKLAGVCSAQRQGWKEAWRTPLAKGPEWLEPGTGEFLATQEKKVIRRDGHALGKQIPLLRWTEVTQTSGPRPPEDLVGEQAPEKDPQVKAAPPWLQGLCPSNGGPQQWCGSWMVKIGLICALGLLVLMGNGAIIAVIASSVSGWSHSSRLVLMSLAAADAALAVLVVPLNLYQSLVLGPVAEGGEASFCRAVAFITSSIFGASLYSLAGVSLERYVAVFFPLHYRRLLSHRRVVLLIAAAWLLPALLLVPLAVPPPGAVLQVRFSAAALLCEPDYGSNTTYSLLIAGTIFCPAAGTITFVNMRLWLVARSQGRRGKGSPPPGKAAGMKALRLLQLDAAARILLPVVIAFYVCWAPCIVAILYNSLTRERIHEWVEFVALWLPTGSGFLNCFVYFWANRSFRHKFQKTGHKLCWPCHRASQEERQRRLPTISGAVSNSTCP
- the LOC133369260 gene encoding melatonin receptor type 1B-B-like isoform X2 gives rise to the protein MDRSDPDKWAKATRGSCRRLLSHRRVVLLIAAAWLLPALLLVPLAVPPPGAVLQVRFSAAALLCEPDYGSNTTYSLLIAGTIFCPAAGTITFVNMRLWLVARSQGRRGKGSPPPGKAAGMKALRLLQLDAAARILLPVVIAFYVCWAPCIVAILYNSLTRERIHEWVEFVALWLPTGSGFLNCFVYFWANRSFRHKFQKTGHKLCWPCHRASQEERQRRLPTISGAVSNSTCP
- the LOC133369260 gene encoding melatonin receptor type 1B-B-like isoform X3; translated protein: MRGELTETRLLSHRRVVLLIAAAWLLPALLLVPLAVPPPGAVLQVRFSAAALLCEPDYGSNTTYSLLIAGTIFCPAAGTITFVNMRLWLVARSQGRRGKGSPPPGKAAGMKALRLLQLDAAARILLPVVIAFYVCWAPCIVAILYNSLTRERIHEWVEFVALWLPTGSGFLNCFVYFWANRSFRHKFQKTGHKLCWPCHRASQEERQRRLPTISGAVSNSTCP